Sequence from the Phragmites australis chromosome 6, lpPhrAust1.1, whole genome shotgun sequence genome:
GCTGATACGTAAACCACCATAAAATTGTTATAACGAAGACTCAATAGTCTCTAATCACGGGTAAGGCCGAGTAGTCACTGGTTTCATATGcgaaattacaaaaataaccaTGTGGCGATTGACTTTCTTTGTCTAGAAAATATATCATTCTAATGCATCGCCAAAATACTCTTGAAGAAAAAGGAGTCGTGCTGAAATACTCCAGAATTTGTGTTAGTTCCTACACAAATTTGAATGATGCTAACAGTGTGTTTAATCCAGCAAAAAGttctatttaaaaaattcaaacaaacatGATACGACACATTTCTGGAAAACCTTAAGCGAAGTGAGCCTCTTGCAGCTTTCACTGATATTGTCAAGGCAATCTCAATTTTCTGAGGTGTCAGCTAGTTCACACAGATTCCCTGAAACTTTTCAAAAACCTGGCAACTCAAATGGATTGACACAAAATATCAGGAGGATAACAAGAGAGAAATGCCATAACCAATGTCCCTTCTCAAAGTACCGAGTTACTAGCCTAAAGCGTGCCGGCCATCTAACTAACAGTCTAATTTACAAGGGAGTTGATTTACATATGCAGCTAGGATTCACATAACCGAACAGCTTGCGATGTACAAGGATACTGAATCAATTGACACGGCAAAAGGTTGGAAATCATTCACATATTACACCCTTGATTTCTCGTGTGGGCATCATATCCCAGAATTTGCTACGGTCCGCACTCTGCAGCACTCTCATTTCCTCCTGGTGGTTAAGGAACCTCCTGAAGCCTTCAATCGGGCATGACGCCCCTCTAGCCTTGCTTGAAGTAATTTTGCCTTCAATGTGTTCCCCATCACACCTACTGGCTGTTCAGGTGAGCATTTCGATATCTCAGGGTCCAATGATGTGGATTGGAAGTTCAGTTGCCGTGTTGGACTGCCGAGATTACCCAAGTCCCCTGAAGTAGTGCCTTCACAAAATAGACTTGTTCGGGAGTAATGATCCAGGGATTCCTGCCCCAGACAATCAACATGCGAAGCCTCCAGGTTGTTCTTCGATGAGTTATTCTGAGATCCTCGAGAAATGTAGGTGCTTGTGGTTCCATTCTGCTCTTCTGCTGGAATAACTCCAGCATTGCCATGTGAGTTGATTTCTGGTATTTTAGTGGCATGCTGCATTTTGCTGCTATTGGACCTTGTGGTGTCTTTATGTAAATAAAATGGTACACGAGAGATGCGTGAACCTTCAACAGCTATACCATGGGGATGCACTGATCTTCTCTTTGGTACATCCATGCCGGCTGCGCCACTTCTGCGAGGTCCCATGTAGTTATGGTTCTGGATGCCATTTCCATTCATGTCTAGTTCAAAGCAATGCAAATCACTAGCAACagaatcgtcgtcgtcgtcttcagcAAGCTGAGGAGCACTGGTGGCTCCATTCAAATGGACGGACTCCAGGGATTGCCGACGCAAGCTAGTACCATCATTCATGTATTTTTCATTATTCTTAGAGCTACCTGATCTTTTAGAAAGAAGAAAAGCCTGTATTTCACTGCTGAGCCTCTCCGTTATTGTGGTTTTATGAGCCAAGTCTTCCTTGACATCTATATTTTGCATTTGCATTCGCTCATCAAGCCATGCTTCTGAAATATGGAGCACTGATTTATCAAAGTTGGGTTCATAATTCTGTACATTTCTTTGCTTTACCACCCTGACTTCCTCCTCATAGTCCCTGATGCCCATTGCAAACTGATCACAAAGGTCTTCTAAGAGGCGGTTTGCTTTCTTTTCCTCCTCAAGATCCTTGACTGCCTTTAGAAACGCCGATTTTATCTCAGATAAATCCTTGCCTAACTTCTTCTGGAGGTCCTCAGAATGTCTCCTCAGACATCTCTCATCCTGTAGTTCACCTTGGATGGAATGGACAGCTTCTTCCATCTTCCCGTGCTCCTTGCTTTTCCTAACAAGTTTGTTCTCAGAGAGTTGCCTCAATAGTGATGAAACTTCATGACGGTACTGCCGTCTCTCTTGCATAAGTTCATGAATATGTGCATGTGCCTGCTGTAACTCCAATTTCAATCCATTAACCACAGAGAAATTGGCAGTGTGCTGTTCTTCCAGGCTCCAAATTCGATTTAAAACCTTCAATAGTTCTGTTGATGTTTTGAGGCTACGACCTGTCCCCCTAGATCTACCCTTGATATCCAAAGAACGAGTTGGAGTAATAGTCCGATTTACAGTGGAATCCTGTAAAATACAGAGAAATTTTGAGAAATGTGTTTTGGTATGCTGATCCTTACAGCTGGAAAACATAACTTGGTTACAGATTGAATTGatttagtgaaaaaaaaattccttgttATATGAAATAGAGCTAATTCTTGAACAAGCAAACTATTTCATTGGAAAAACATCAATGGCCTTGCTTTCGGTTTATCTAAATGCTGAAATAATAACCAAAGcactacatcaagaaactaTCAAATAACTTTCATGCTTTTCAGTGATGTTTTTAATGGTAACAGCTGTACAAACTAGACTACGAAATAATCTGTCTTGCTAAAGTGTGCTAAGATGCATTGTTCCAACCCTAATATGCTTCACTGAATGACTGAGGTATGTGTAATATGCATAGTTGTCATTGCGTCGCCTTCTTGTAATCCCGTCGCCATATCAATGCCTTATCGCCGTGGCGGAGAATCGTGCCTCGACACGGCTCAGGCATGTATGGCATTTGCCGCTGCCGCCGAGACGATCGTTCTCCGCCTGCTTCCCCGTCCGGGCACCCGTTCACCGCCAAGTCACCCATCCACCCTCCCTACGCCACCCACCACCAAGCCGCTGCCTGCCCTCCCTGCAGATCTAGCGGTTGAGAGCGGCAGATCCAGGCATCCGGTAGGTGGGGGGCCGCAAAGGCAGCAGCGGCGCGCTGGAGAGCGGGAGCAGGAGGGGCACGAGAGAAGCAGCGGTGCGTTGGGGAGCACGAGGAGCGGCtgatgaggagaaaatggagGGGTGCTGGGGAGCGGAGCAGCTGTGGGCGAGGAAACCTAATCTGCTATGGGCTTTTGGGTCGGGCCTAATAGGCCATGGCTGATGGGCTTCGTGTTGACACCAGAATGTGGCCATTTGGGGCTCAATTAAGAATGCTAGAACCCTATAGCAACCTTGGATAAGTAGCAAGCAAGCTGCTCAAATGTTTTCAAGGTCAAATGCAGCCTTGGCCTCAAATAAATTACGTGTGTATTCGCCACG
This genomic interval carries:
- the LOC133922321 gene encoding uncharacterized protein At5g41620-like; amino-acid sequence: MEPPAAASAGGGELAEAVAEPVLGATGEAQEPGPEGAGSAASRGGRAGREAPLRLQLGRARRRAGPGTPAPSWKMVDEEPEGEGEGAVAAGARRSSASASASARQLGASLWEIHDVAREGRRRRRGGRGLADDGREDGGGVKGVDQPQSSGGFGRHLTDSSMKHHKLHQERSHRIQPLSPASYTSSVGDSTVNRTITPTRSLDIKGRSRGTGRSLKTSTELLKVLNRIWSLEEQHTANFSVVNGLKLELQQAHAHIHELMQERRQYRHEVSSLLRQLSENKLVRKSKEHGKMEEAVHSIQGELQDERCLRRHSEDLQKKLGKDLSEIKSAFLKAVKDLEEEKKANRLLEDLCDQFAMGIRDYEEEVRVVKQRNVQNYEPNFDKSVLHISEAWLDERMQMQNIDVKEDLAHKTTITERLSSEIQAFLLSKRSGSSKNNEKYMNDGTSLRRQSLESVHLNGATSAPQLAEDDDDDSVASDLHCFELDMNGNGIQNHNYMGPRRSGAAGMDVPKRRSVHPHGIAVEGSRISRVPFYLHKDTTRSNSSKMQHATKIPEINSHGNAGVIPAEEQNGTTSTYISRGSQNNSSKNNLEASHVDCLGQESLDHYSRTSLFCEGTTSGDLGNLGSPTRQLNFQSTSLDPEISKCSPEQPVGVMGNTLKAKLLQARLEGRHARLKASGGSLTTRRK